ATCTTCAAAAAGAGGCTTGGCTTCTTTCTGGAATTAAACACAGGATTGTGCACAATTAATGAGATGCCAACGCTCAAACTATAGTAACTTCAAACTCATTTTAACTCAATTTCCAAAATGAAAGTTCAGAACCAACAGTCATTAGAAACCATTTGCTAGACAAGATCAAGCGCCATCCTATTAACAGAACAAGACGAAGATTTATAGATTAGGTGATAATTTCGAATTATTCATGTCCAAAATGATTACAAAAGAAATTGAATGTCTGAATCATATGCTTCTCTCAAAACTTTCCCAGCAACCAACACAAGTGTCGTCTCCCTCAGTTCCCATGGTAGATTCTATTCTGGTTTGACTTGTAGGTTGTTTGGAACAAATGAATACCATAAAACTTGAAAAATTCATTCGAAATCCACACTTGACACAGATAGAGCctacaaaattaatttgaaattttatatctCTAATTATATGGAATTGGTTTTACCTaaaccttttttttatttttcagaaaCGGTAGAACTAGCGAACAAATATGAAAAACAGGGCAAGAGTCGAAAAGGTTTTACTTCATTcgaaaaataatttctaatttataaGATACCAAACGTGAGAAAGAATCCCAATCAATTATTTTAAGCAATTCAGAGCTTTGGTTGCGCGAACCTGGTCTTTTACCTCTAGGCTCTAACATCCaatcttaaaaataattgataaatcTAATTAGAAGGAATATAAAAcaccaaaagaaaaataaatgtgGGTGGGGGTTGGGTCAAATTTCAATGCGGATGATTAACCAGCATTGAAGATATTAATCAACTTAAAAGAtaggaaaattaaaaaagaaaaaaaaaagggtaccCGCGTTTGACTGCTTTAAGTTATAATGATGAGAATTATCTTTTCTGCTCCAACTTAATCTTtcgtattttcaaaattttagtataataaacGAATTTCAtgggaaaataaaattatatcgaAAATTTAAATCAACAACCTCGGAGTATCGGATCTCGTCACTTCCCCAGCTAAACTTCCGCTGCTCATCGGCGCAGAGCTTTGCATTACGAAACTGATGATCCTCGAAATCTTCATAGTCAACATCAATTATTTCAGGTATCACTTGTGAGATAAACTTAGAGAGAGCTGAATCAATCGGCAACCTCTCCACCTCAAGAGAGATATTTGCTTGGGAATCGAAGCGAGAGAAATCTTCTTCGAAGCTCAGGAGACGAGGAGGGAGGTGAGGAATTGGGAGCTTGAGGAAGCTTAGGGTTTCTTCTGGAGAGGGATAAGAGGTGAAGTAGTCTGTGTTGAGAAATCGAGTTCGCATTTCTGCTGAATTGTTTGGTATTAGCTATGAAAGGCAGGAAAAAAGGGACAGGTAACGGACTGGTTTTTCAAAAGGAAATTGAATTTGGCGCCACCGGGTAAAAAACAGTGCTTGCGGTGTTGGAGCAATGCAACCACTTAAAAACGAAGGTGAAATTTTTAAGCCATAAACTAGTaactcattaataatttttatgccataaatatttcttaaaaattatttacgtTTTTTTcggatgaaattaaaaattaaagaggtAAATCctaaaatctttcaagtttatTAAGTTACACTTGCTATAAAATTTACTatcaaactaaatttataaatacttttattatttaattataatttatagataaataatattaatatatatatatatatatatatatatattaaggttaataaaatattaaaatttatgaaatgaTTTTCATACAATTTTCATGTGAATattctaaagaaaaaaaaaaaggtaaaatacgtggaaaaaacagaaaaaaaatgttaattCAATCAGCACTACCGACCAACAGATCCACCAAAACATATCAGCTCTCGAGTTTTGTGGAAAGATCAAAGAGAAAAGCTCATAATCGATATTTATGGCATTTGAGGATCGCATCCAACAAAGAGGATGGTAAAAAAAGAGACCTCTGAGTTTCTCTTCTTAATGAAGCATGCATACACCGCAAGACAAAAGAAGGCGACTCTATTTTAGCAAACCAATACCATCCCAACAACTTCCTCCCTTTGtgaattattattttggtattggCCACTCAAAATTTGAAGTGGTTAATATAATGTTTGATTCATTTTATAGggtttttttagttatttatatGCGTCTGTTATTTACTTCACAATATGTGGATCttaatttctgttttttttaattgatgatGTTAGGACTAAATGAAATTTGCTGGTTATATTAATATTGATCTAATTTTATATTACGTGTTGTACTAGAAACGTGATGTCGTTGTAGTATAGTGGTGAGTATACCCGCCTGTCACGCGGGTGACCCGGGTTcgatccccggcaacggcgaaatttattttttcggTTATTTACTCTTCGATGCCCCCACCTTTAAAGCTCGTTTGCAAGATCATGATCCACATTCCAGTTTAAATGTTCCACCTCATCGACATAAAGCATACTACGTGTCCGTTGTGTTCCTCTGTTTATACATATCAGACGCAACTGCAATCGATGGACTTTAAGCAGGCTGCGATCATTTCCCCATCTACTTATCTAATAAGCTCTTCGATAAAGATTGATCCAAACTTTCCGTGGCCATAGCTCCGCGTGTACAACTAGCTGCAAGTACGTGTAAGGACCTGGAGACATGTCGTTTAGCATAAAACGTGTCTCTGCTGTAGGGAGCCACAGCCATTGACATGTGGCACCTTACATCCTCCTATAAACATTCAAATTCCTGGCcttggttttaccccttctgtCTTCTTTGAGGAACGTTAGCAAAGAGGTGCACTTCTCATCTCTTGCAGTTTAGCTTTTTCCCAACATGGATTCACAAATGGAACGCCCACATGGTCATCGCTACGAGCAAGAACAGCACCATGCTGGTCTTCATGCTGCAGGTAAGGACTATTACTCCTTGAAATTCTAAATGGAAATTTATGTTTTAACAATTAGATGTAatgtttctttcttttaatttgGTAGCAGAAGGCGAAAATGAGCATCACCAAGAGAAGTCGGTGTTGAAGAAGGTGAAGGCTAAGGCCAGGAAAATAAAGGACACTCTCAAATTGCATGGCCATGGTCACGACCATGACCAGAACTTACCCCGTGAAGGTCACGTACCTGATGATCATGACCTGGAcgaggaagatgatgaagaaTTTGATGACCCTGAAGTTCACAATGTAGGAGCAGGATCAGGTATATAGTGCTTCAAAGTTGAGATTATCTATATTGACACTatctaataaaaaaatccaTGTGTAGATTTTTAATTGTGAATAAAAACTTTGATGTCGAATATGATTGAAATTTATCTGCAGCGTCCGAGTCTGCTCCTACTAGGAGCTCTATGCCTGGGCAAGAGGATGTTTCGAAAGACTTCCAAGCCAAAGAAACTGATCCAATGGAGAGTTTTATCCATGCACACGATGAAGATAGAGGACAACTTAAAGTCGCTGCTGGAAATACCAGTAATATGAAGGAAGTGCCTTATACTCCACTAAGTACGCCTGCATCCATTGCGCCTGGGATTATGGAACAAACAAAAGGTACTGATCCAATTGGGAATTTCGCTCGGGAACAAGAGGCGATTCGTGGACAACCAGAAGTCAATTTGGACAGGCCAATAGGCTTGGAGGAGGATCCTCATGCCCCAAAATCCAGACCTGGGGAGCATGATCCTTCCAATTATCAGACAAAGGTCTCCGATCCAACTAGTGCAGGTAATCATGCAAGTATCCATCCGATATTTGTTTTTCAAATGTGTAAGAACTTGTAGGAGTCTCCATTACTTATCAGAGATTATTGGACTGTTTTGCATTTCAGTAAATTTTCTCCCCCCAATTATTCAGTGTTTAAATGCTTAGTTGATTTGCTTATATGTTATATCACATTAATTGCAGGTGGTGAAGAAGTAGAAGTTGGTCCAATTCTTCGTTCTTTTGACAACATGAAGTTCTCAGATGAACCAAATCCTGTAACAGAAGAAAATCTCTCTACTAGAAAGTACGACCAGTCTATTTTTCCCACCGGAAGCCATGACCAATTCTCTCCGGAGCCTACTCCTCCGATACCCATGACGTTCCAAGAAAATCCTACATCAGCTCTCCTGACTGACGCCAGGAAAGACGACGCTAAGGAACATGAAATGCATGGAGGACAAGACCAGACCAAGGCAGCGCCAGCCCTGGAATATGGGAGGAGAATTGCGACAAGTGTGACGGAGAAACTGACTCCCGTTTATGAGAAAGTTGCCGAGACAGGAAGCACTGTGATGTCAAAAGTGCATGGAACTCGCACTGGCAGTGACAAAGAAGTAGAACACAAGGCTACCGACCAAGATAAAGGGGTGTCAGTGAAGGATTATGTGACCGAGAAGTTGAAGCCTGGTGAGGAGGACAGGGCCTTGTCTGAAGTGATTTCGGAGGCTTTACATAAGAAAAAGCCAGATGCAGAGAAGGCAGATAAGCCGATGGGAAGAGTGACGGAGTCTGAGGAAGTGAACAGGCGATTGGGAGGTATGGAAGAGGATTCTGGAGAACGTGTGAATACAGGCTCTGTGCACGTTTCTGGGAGTGGTATGGTGGAAAAGGTTAAAGGGGTAGTTGGTTCGCTGTTCGGAAAAGGCACAGAGACTCCGGAGCACTCACTGGATTCCTCTGCTGGTACCTGAAATCTCTGGTACTCTTCAATTTAAAATGGAAATTTATTGTTCGTCATCTTTTTGGTGTTTGGTTCTGCAGGTACTGAAACAGCTTCCGCTAGTGGGAAAAAAACAGAGAGGAGACTTCAAGAATCAGGAAATTGAGCAGGAGTGCGTGCTTGCTTTTTAAATCGAAGTTAGTTTGTTTTGATAAGAGTGTGATATGAATAAAGATGAATGGAGATGATTCTGCTTAAGAGAAGGCATCTTCTCTTGTGTGCGTGTTATGTATATGAAGGAGTGAAAACCGTATTTTCGCCTGTCTTGCTTGATGCCGTCTCCCTCTGTTTCCTCCCGTGAAAAGATATCTGGTTGTCTGGCCTGACAGCTACCATGGACGACACTCCCATTGTTTAAAGCTGATGCTGCTACATTATGGAGGCGATTATTCGGGATGACAGGGGCCTTGTTTTGCTTGCTGTGTGGTCAGTGTTTTCAGTTTCAATAAATAGTTGTAATAAATAATTCAAGTGCCTTTTTTCCGCATTGTCctaataaataattcaaaatcttttacaattttcaaaaattctaataaaactaatttaaaattaataagctTTAAATTTAGCTTAAGAAGCACGGGTTACGTTtagtataatataatataacgaaattttgtaatataaaagaaaatttaatatataatataaaggaaaaattaatataatataatataattttataatctaaaaaattgctatttaatttttttagacgATGCGAGTTTTTTTAAGTCATGAACTTTTTATCTGAATTTGTGtacaaatattaaatatgtaatGTTAGCCTATTCATTTCTATTATTCATTGTTAATTGGGTTACAAGATCAGGCCTTTGACTAAGCCTTTCCAGAGCAAGAATAGGCAAGGTAGGTCGGAGGAGAAATCTCATCTCCCTCTTTATATTCGGGGAAAAAAAGATAGAACCAAGGATGAATTTCTCTGGGCATCTCTAGGAGAAAGACCAAAGAATGCCAACACGGCAGGTTTTTTCATTCAGCTGGTTATCCAAGAACGCGTGCTTCTCGCCTCTACCCATCTCTTGGCCAACCGCACCCTTCACTTAATGAATGCGATGCAGCCACCAAGGCCGCCTTCTTTTGGTTATTGAAAGGTTCTACCAACCAATACGATTTACTCGCATCAAAGGAGTGGGGCAGGGATTGTCTTCATGACCCCAGAAAGGTCAATGATCCCTTACTCGTTCACACTGACTTCAGCAGTTTTAAATAGATTTGaggtttgaaaaatatattaaaattattttaaaatatttattcattttaattattaaattaaaaaatacattacgttttaaaatttttaattaattaattttttttattaattttaatcattaaatattataaaaaaattaaaatatttttaatatgaaaaaattaattaataaatagaaaaattaattaataaatttttaaaaatgtgagtgatcaattaatatattttttaaaatataaaaaatgatatttttttatgataaaattaatagagaaaaaaattaatatgttttattaaaaaataaaattaacgatAAAATTAATGGTgagttaaattaatatatatttttaaaattaaaaaattaattaataaataatttttttaatataaaagtaaTATATTAAACATTACATTACCATATTTgaaagaatataaatataatcgatttttaatatataatatgtaaTGCAAAGCGGCCACGGTGATCATTAGGCGGTAGCATTGGTTGTGGCGGCAACAATGATAATTAAGGGAGAATAATATtctgtttaaattaaaaatattgattaaattaaattaaattaattaaaatttttatttagtttgtttagtttttaatttgaaaatttttaattatttttttaaaaatatttaaaataaagtaaaaaaaaattattaaaaaactaaatcaattaaattgaattgaaattaattcgattcaatttttataaacattaaatttttaatttttaatttatttaatttaatttaattttaaattaaacctgTTAAATATTcattctaataataataagagaGTAGAATTTGATGATTGGGTGGCGATTAGCAATAATTTGGATTAATATactctttttattttgtaatttttattttttaaaaattattgtctatattttattataataatatataaaataaattattataattctatttattttattttattttaaaaaatattttattaattatttatttttaaataaatatttaaaatattttttaatatttaataaaatttatttaatatttttaaaatgaaataattgaaaagttaaaaaaatgtgaaaatgtaaaattaataaaattataggaTAAAgagtattaaatatttaaattaaaattttaatatatttaacattttatttatagaaatcataataattaaatttaaattattcatactatagataatttattataaaaaaagatCACACATATTGTACATATTTGGCATTTTTTTAATGgcagttttttttttgaaacaaggggtgggggagtcgaacctttgaCCTCACAAGACTACaaagatgcactttccaccaggctaagtctCGGAGTGCTCTAACggcagtttaaatttttataaattaaaaattcagccattatatttttcattttatgaaaatttaaatttcaattagcAAAATATCATATACAATTAACAATAAATtgaattgtttttttattttttaataaagtattaattatataattaatttacactctattatcttataatttttattcactttatgtttttatatagattaaaaaataataataattttaattaaatgtcaattttttcctattatttttttaattatattatttttaatataaaatggaaaaattaagttttattgaaaagcaaaatcatttttattaacaaagatgtggtttgaattaaaaaataattcattaattaatgagtggttataaatataaaatgaattgtAATAATAAATTTGTACATTAatcataatagaaaaaaaatattttaaaacctctaaaaataaaaagatgaataaaaattataaaaaaataaaatatttaattatcataattttataaatttagaggATTCAATAAATgatcattttaattaatatatttaatagattaataTGGAATGATAACtgagtaattatatttttttttgaacagggagtaattatatttaactagcaataaattaaaataaattattataattatatcaaGTTATCGTTGATTATCCCAAAAAATTAGTAAtatattacataatttttttattattaaataaaatagttaaatttCTAATATAATCATGATcgagttatatatatattttttattatttcatactAATGTAcccttaaattattaaaattataattgatattaaataataataactgtGATTCGTAACGAAAATAGAATTacgtaataaaaatttaattaaataatatataatttcacatgtgaaaaataaaattagaatgctacagatttcaattttttatcaaaatttattcttttatctATGAAGCGATATTTCATAAAAAGTTATCATTTATTAGAGaatacaattaaataaattctcatTACACCTATAATTACATGATCTCTATTTACTAGTCGgtgctaattaaattttttaaaagatttaataatcaattatactttttttatcgtataaaaatgaatgaatatgaatattaaaatacatatttttacaTCACTACTTTCGAGATACAAAATTTCTCATTTCACTCGctatttgtttttaatttattgacttAAGCGTTAAATTTCAATCACTTCCTTTTTTTCTTACAAATTAATCAATTGCAAAATAAGTCTATTAGGGCGACATTAATAAtacatttaattataaattacttttttaggTGTTTCAGAATTttgttttattcttttttatattagaaTTAATCAATTAGtataacttatttaattttatat
This Manihot esculenta cultivar AM560-2 chromosome 6, M.esculenta_v8, whole genome shotgun sequence DNA region includes the following protein-coding sequences:
- the LOC110617082 gene encoding low-temperature-induced 65 kDa protein isoform X2 yields the protein MDSQMERPHGHRYEQEQHHAGLHAAEGENEHHQEKSVLKKVKAKARKIKDTLKLHGHGHDHDQNLPREGHVPDDHDLDEEDDEEFDDPEVHNVGAGSASESAPTRSSMPGQEDVSKDFQAKETDPMESFIHAHDEDRGQLKVAAGNTSNMKEVPYTPLSTPASIAPGIMEQTKGTDPIGNFAREQEAIRGQPEVNLDRPIGLEEDPHAPKSRPGEHDPSNYQTKVSDPTSAGGEEVEVGPILRSFDNMKFSDEPNPVTEENLSTRKYDQSIFPTGSHDQFSPEPTPPIPMTFQENPTSALLTDARKDDAKEHEMHGGQDQTKAAPALEYGRRIATSVTEKLTPVYEKVAETGSTVMSKVHGTRTGSDKEVEHKATDQDKGVSVKDYVTEKLKPGEEDRALSEVISEALHKKKPDAEKADKPMGRVTESEEVNRRLGGMEEDSGERVNTGSVHVSGSGMVEKVKGVVGSLFGKGTETPEHSLDSSAGTETASASGKKTERRLQESGN
- the LOC110617082 gene encoding low-temperature-induced 65 kDa protein isoform X1, with amino-acid sequence MDSQMERPHGHRYEQEQHHAGLHAAAEGENEHHQEKSVLKKVKAKARKIKDTLKLHGHGHDHDQNLPREGHVPDDHDLDEEDDEEFDDPEVHNVGAGSASESAPTRSSMPGQEDVSKDFQAKETDPMESFIHAHDEDRGQLKVAAGNTSNMKEVPYTPLSTPASIAPGIMEQTKGTDPIGNFAREQEAIRGQPEVNLDRPIGLEEDPHAPKSRPGEHDPSNYQTKVSDPTSAGGEEVEVGPILRSFDNMKFSDEPNPVTEENLSTRKYDQSIFPTGSHDQFSPEPTPPIPMTFQENPTSALLTDARKDDAKEHEMHGGQDQTKAAPALEYGRRIATSVTEKLTPVYEKVAETGSTVMSKVHGTRTGSDKEVEHKATDQDKGVSVKDYVTEKLKPGEEDRALSEVISEALHKKKPDAEKADKPMGRVTESEEVNRRLGGMEEDSGERVNTGSVHVSGSGMVEKVKGVVGSLFGKGTETPEHSLDSSAGTETASASGKKTERRLQESGN